Proteins from a single region of Anastrepha ludens isolate Willacy chromosome 5, idAnaLude1.1, whole genome shotgun sequence:
- the LOC128864969 gene encoding uncharacterized protein LOC128864969 isoform X1, giving the protein MSNVSFGLQSFVFIISLVIVLSADGFTIYLDGGGEFKTLGKDLAALKDDVKELRQSLNLRLDSIEKKINGLTTLMNKLTNSIEKKINGLTTLMNNLSKDFHFSLQTMKDNARDSGKSVTLKIPWYDYSG; this is encoded by the exons ATGTCTAATGTGTCGTTCGGATTACAAAGTTTTGTGTTCATAATTTCTTTGGTCATTGTTCTATCTGCCGATGGTTTTACAATATACCTCGATGGTGGTGGGGAATTTAAAACCTTAGGAAAGGATCTGGCTGCGCTCAAAGATGACGTAAAAGAATTAAGGCAATC TTTAAATTTAAGATTAGAtagcatagagaagaaaattaacGGTCTAACTACTCTGATGAATAAGTTAACTAacagcatagagaagaaaattaacGGTCTAACTACTCTGATGAATAACTTGAGCAAAGA ttttcatttcAGCTTGCAAACAATGAAGGATAATGCACGGGATTCAGGAAAGTCTGTCACGTTGAAAATACCATGGTACGATTATTCGgggtaa
- the LOC128864972 gene encoding uncharacterized protein LOC128864972: MYDTVNVVPTCPLKAHFNYTITDFDVDETILPAYMPKSNFRAGMYLHTKGFQSTSVLAEGRIVKAN; this comes from the exons ATGTACGACACAGTTAATGTGGTACCAACGTGCCCGTTAAAGGCA CATTTCAATTATACCATCACGGATTTTGATGTCGATGAAACAATTCTGCCTGCTTATATGCCTAAATCGAATTTTCGCGCTGGCATGTATCTTCACACAAAGGGATTTCAAAGCACTTCTGTTCTAGCGGAGGGAAGAATTGTAAAAGCCAATTGA
- the LOC128864969 gene encoding uncharacterized protein LOC128864969 isoform X3, which translates to MSNVSFGLQSFVFIISLVIVLSADGFTIYLDGGGEFKTLGKDLAALKDDVKELRQSLDSIEKKINGLTTLMNKLTNSIEKKINGLTTLMNNLSKDFHFSLQTMKDNARDSGKSVTLKIPWYDYSG; encoded by the exons ATGTCTAATGTGTCGTTCGGATTACAAAGTTTTGTGTTCATAATTTCTTTGGTCATTGTTCTATCTGCCGATGGTTTTACAATATACCTCGATGGTGGTGGGGAATTTAAAACCTTAGGAAAGGATCTGGCTGCGCTCAAAGATGACGTAAAAGAATTAAGGCAATC ATTAGAtagcatagagaagaaaattaacGGTCTAACTACTCTGATGAATAAGTTAACTAacagcatagagaagaaaattaacGGTCTAACTACTCTGATGAATAACTTGAGCAAAGA ttttcatttcAGCTTGCAAACAATGAAGGATAATGCACGGGATTCAGGAAAGTCTGTCACGTTGAAAATACCATGGTACGATTATTCGgggtaa
- the LOC128864969 gene encoding uncharacterized protein LOC128864969 isoform X2 translates to MSNVSFGLQSFVFIISLVIVLSADGFTIYLDGGGEFKTLGKDLAALKDDVKELRQSLNLRLDSIEKKINGLTTLMNKLTNSIEKKINGLTTLMNNLSKDLQTMKDNARDSGKSVTLKIPWYDYSG, encoded by the exons ATGTCTAATGTGTCGTTCGGATTACAAAGTTTTGTGTTCATAATTTCTTTGGTCATTGTTCTATCTGCCGATGGTTTTACAATATACCTCGATGGTGGTGGGGAATTTAAAACCTTAGGAAAGGATCTGGCTGCGCTCAAAGATGACGTAAAAGAATTAAGGCAATC TTTAAATTTAAGATTAGAtagcatagagaagaaaattaacGGTCTAACTACTCTGATGAATAAGTTAACTAacagcatagagaagaaaattaacGGTCTAACTACTCTGATGAATAACTTGAGCAAAGA CTTGCAAACAATGAAGGATAATGCACGGGATTCAGGAAAGTCTGTCACGTTGAAAATACCATGGTACGATTATTCGgggtaa